The Streptomyces sp. NBC_01268 genome window below encodes:
- a CDS encoding glycoside hydrolase family 18 protein: protein MRRRSLSRMSVAAVSLGLLAALAPAAGAAPTHEKPAKPAYKRVGYFTQWGVYGRNFQVKDLETSGTAAKLSHINYAFGNVSAEGKCFTGNVPGEADAWADYVRPLDAAGSVDGVADTPDQRLAGNFNQLRELKAAHPGLKVMISLGGWSWSTHFSDAARTPASRKALVASCIDLYIKGNLPVDGARGGAGAAAGLFDGIDIDWEWPGSAGDTDTVFRPEDKQNFTALVHEFRTQLDGYAKTERKRKHYELSAFVPTAPAKIDAGFEVRKIMRDFDFVNLQGYDFHGSWESTTAQQSALFAPRGDFSVDQTVNDWLRRGAPARKLVVGMPFYGQGWTGVTGGGTGLGKPATGAAAGTWGAGSEDYEALRKLADSGASTVHRDRRNGHAWLFDGTTLWTYDDPQVLRTKSAYVRAKGLGGAMFWSLDGDTPDGELITAVNGVLGGRR, encoded by the coding sequence GGCCCCGACCCACGAGAAGCCCGCCAAGCCCGCGTACAAGCGCGTCGGCTACTTCACCCAATGGGGCGTCTACGGGCGGAACTTCCAGGTCAAGGACCTGGAGACCAGCGGCACCGCCGCAAAACTGAGCCACATCAACTACGCCTTCGGCAACGTGAGCGCCGAAGGGAAGTGCTTCACCGGGAACGTCCCCGGTGAAGCCGACGCCTGGGCCGACTACGTGCGCCCGCTCGACGCGGCCGGTTCGGTCGACGGGGTCGCCGACACCCCGGACCAGCGGCTGGCCGGCAACTTCAACCAGCTGCGCGAGCTCAAGGCCGCGCACCCCGGCCTCAAGGTCATGATCTCGCTGGGCGGTTGGAGCTGGTCCACCCACTTCTCGGACGCGGCCCGCACCCCCGCCTCCCGCAAGGCCCTCGTCGCCTCCTGCATCGACCTCTACATCAAGGGCAACCTGCCCGTCGACGGCGCCCGTGGCGGTGCGGGAGCCGCCGCGGGCCTCTTCGACGGCATCGACATCGACTGGGAGTGGCCCGGCTCCGCGGGCGACACCGACACCGTCTTCCGCCCGGAGGACAAGCAGAACTTCACCGCGCTGGTGCACGAGTTCCGCACCCAGCTCGACGGGTACGCGAAGACCGAGCGGAAGCGGAAGCACTACGAGCTGTCGGCGTTCGTGCCGACCGCGCCCGCCAAGATCGACGCGGGCTTCGAGGTCCGGAAGATCATGCGTGACTTCGACTTCGTGAACCTCCAGGGCTACGACTTCCACGGCAGCTGGGAGTCGACCACCGCCCAGCAGTCCGCGCTCTTCGCCCCCCGGGGCGACTTCAGCGTCGACCAGACCGTGAACGACTGGCTGCGGCGCGGCGCCCCCGCCCGCAAGCTGGTGGTCGGCATGCCGTTCTACGGCCAGGGCTGGACCGGCGTCACCGGCGGCGGCACCGGCCTCGGCAAGCCCGCCACCGGCGCGGCGGCCGGCACCTGGGGCGCCGGCTCCGAGGACTACGAGGCGCTGAGGAAGCTGGCCGACTCGGGCGCGTCCACCGTGCACCGGGACCGCCGCAACGGGCACGCCTGGCTGTTCGACGGCACGACCCTGTGGACGTACGACGACCCGCAGGTCCTGCGCACCAAGTCGGCGTACGTACGGGCCAAGGGGCTCGGCGGCGCGATGTTCTGGTCGCTGGACGGGGACACCCCGGACGGCGAGCTGATCACCGCGGTCAACGGCGTACTGGGCGGCCGCCGTTGA